The Salicibibacter halophilus DNA window TATCTATGAAAGAGAAAAATCAGGATACGGACAAGTCGTGGATACTGCCATCTATGAGTCCGTGTTCTCGGTTATGGAAAGTGTTATTCCTGATTATCTGCTTGCTGGATACATTCGAGAAAGAATGGGTAATGTTCTCCCCGGCGTTGCTCCGTCCAACATTTATTATACCAAGGATGAAACCTATATTGTCATTGGGGCTAATTCAGATACGGTGTTCCAACGTTTATGTCAAGCAATGGATGATCCACAGTTGGCCGACCATCCGGATTATAAGACACATGAGGCTCGAGGACGAAATCAAAAGAAACTCGATGTACTCATTGAGGATTGGACAAAAACCTTTCCGGCCGAAACAGCATTAGAAAAATTAAAAGAGCATGGAGTGCCGTCAGGACTTATATATTCTGCGAAAGATATGGTAGAAGACCCTCATTATAATGCTCGTGAAATGATTGTAAATGTAGACCATCCAGAACTGGGTGATTTCCCAATGCCCGGTGTTGTCCCGAAACTAAGTCGAACTCCCGGGAAAATTAAACATCCTGGGACTAGTGAGATGGGAACCCATAATGAGCTTATTTACCAAGAACTCCTTGACCTTGGAGATGAGGAAGTAGCTGAATTAAAGAGACAAAAGATTATTTAAACGTGTAAAACTTACAACAGTAACCCTCGTAAGGAGAGGTTGCTGTTGCGTAATATGTAAGCGATTACTAATGAAAGAGGTGTACGCTTATGAAAAAGCAAATAAAAGAACCGGCATTAAAACCTTGGATTTGGATTATCATGGGATTGCTCGTTGTTTTTAATGCACCATGGTACTTTCCGGAAGGGAGCATAGAACCAATCATTTTTGGTCTTCCTTACTGGGGGTTAATTTCAATCATATTATCACTTTTGCTTTGTGCTTATTTAAGTTGGCTATGTACGACGCAATGGAACATTATTGAAGATGAAGAAGAGGAGAAGGATCAGAAAAGACCTGCGGTAATATGTCAAGTTCAAAATCACAGTAAATGAAGTTGTCAAAGGACATTTAGGCGAAAAAAGCGCGCACTGAACAACACCAGTAATAAAATGTAAAATACTGGTAAAATGAAAGGCTAGCCCTCAGCCGATGTCGGTCAGAGGTTCACGCCCCTTTCTGGCGTAAAGAGTTGGTTTTTGCGTAGCAGCGCATCCACCAATCGCACGAGTTTTCTTGCCGTGAGCACGAGTGCACGTTTGTGTTGATGTTTCGGGACTTCTTGATACTTCTTCTGATAAAAGACTTGGTATTCCGGAATTTGCCTTCGTACCGAGTTGGCGGCTTCAACGAGGTAATAACGCAAATAATGGTTCCCTTGACGTGTCAGTGAAGTATCTTCGGCGGTAAACCGCCCGGACTGGTGTTTTCGCCAGTACAGTCCCGCATATTTAGCTATTTTTGTTTCATCGGGAAACCGGTCAATCTGACCGAGTTCGGCAATGATGCCTGCGGCGAAGACCGGACCAATGCCCGGGATTGATTCCAGCGTCTGCGTCAGTCCTTTCATGATTCGAGTAATGGACTGATCGATCGCCTTGATTTGCTTTTGGAAGGAACGAATGAGCTCAATGGACGTTCCTAAAAGTACATCGATGGAATCTTCGACCACTTTGTCCAATCGGTACGATGAACGGACGGCTTTCTGGATGGATGCGGCGACAGCTTCCGGATCGGGAAAACGATTTCTCCCTTTCTCTTGAAGAAACCGAGCCAGGTCCTCAAGCGGAAGCTGGGCAAGTTCATCCAGGCTGTATTTTTCAAGAAAGAGTTCCATCATAGCATGGCCAAACACCGATGAATCCACTTCTTTGGAAAAGGTGTTGCATTTATACTCCAAGTGCTGCAAGAAGTGTTGTTTCTCTTTCGTCATCGCTTTGGTCAAGTGATAACGCGAACGTGTCAACTGCTGGAGAGCCACGTATTGGCTTTCTTTGACAACGGACATCTGATTGCGCCCGAAACGCATATAATCGGCGATCACAAAGGCGTCAATCTCATCGGTCTTGTTCATGTCTGCGAAGCTCTTTTTAAAGTTGGCGATCTGCTTCGGATTGATCACAAAGACTTGGGCGCCATAGGGTTTTAAATCATCGTCATCATGCAAGAACATGGATGGATGAAAACTGTAGACGGATGTGGACTCCAGACCGATCTTTAGGATGTCAACCTCTGTATCGGCCAAGAGCTCGAGCAACCGTTCTTTGAGCACCTGGGCACCCGGCCAGTCATTGGAAACCGTAAAAACCGAAAGCTGATCACCTTCTTGATCAAGCACACACACTTTCATATCAAACGAGCTAACGTCAAGCCCGACAAACATTCGCATGGGGGATTCCTCCTTTCATTGTAGAATCATTCGGTCGTTCTTTGGACGCCTCGAGATATCTCTAGTGTGAACGCCGATCATCAACCTCGTGTATCAGAACTCCATCGGCATTGAAAGCCGCCCCAGGGGCTGCTTCCCCTGAGTTCAAGAGGCCGAGGGCTCAGCCTGCGAGTAGGAAGTGCCGCACGTACACTGAGAGACAGTCTTTAGTTGTGGTCGAACCACAGGAGAGAAAAGAATTGTCCCAAATGATCCTATGATCATTATCTAGAAATATCTAGAGACATCCAAGGAAAAACCATATGAATCTACAAAATATCTTGTGGAATTTGCCCAAGATTTGAAGGGCTTAAACTTACTATACGAGGAGGGATTAAACGTGGAAGATTTACGTTTTGCAGGAATAGATGCGGTCATTATTTTATCAGCTTATGCCGTTTTAATGATCGTCATTGGTTACTTCGCCGGTCGAGGGAAAAAAGTTGGGAAAAGCGTCAGTAGTTACTACCTTGCTGGTCGTGACCTCGGGATCATCGTACTCTTTTTCACCCTGTTTGCTACCCAATACAGTGGAAATACAGTCGTTGGTTATGCACCACAAGCCTATCGTGAAGGCTTTTCTTGGGTTCAATCTATTCCTTTTATGACACTTATTATAGGCATTTATTTATTATTTGCGCCACGCTTATATGCCATTGCTAAAAGGGAAAAATTTCTTACACCTACGGATTGGATTAGTTATCGATTTCGTTCTAAACGAGTGACGATTATGGCCATTATTCTGATGCTTTGGGGGCTTGCCAACTACTTATTGGAACAACTAGTTGCCATTGGACACGCAGTTTCTGGATTAACAGGTGGCACAATTCCTTACGAAATAGCAGTCATTGGTTTCATTATTGTCATGCTGACTTATGAATGGTTAGGAGGGATGAGAGCTGTTGCCGTAACGGATGCTGTACAAGGGAGCCTTTTATTGGTAGGCGTAATTTTATTACTTGTCGGAGCTTTCACACTTACCGGTGGGGGGATCACAAATTTAAGCGAGAATATCGCTTCCGTTGATCCCGAAGCAATTGGCGTTCCAGATCTGTCTACTAATATCAACTGGATAAGCATGATTATTCTCACTGGTATTGGTGCTGCTGTCTATCCTCATGCGGTGCAAAGAATTTATTCATCACGAAGTGAACGTACGTTGAAACGATCCTTAGCACGTATGGCATGGATGCCACCTATTACTGTCGGTCTAGTCTTCGTCATTGGAATTCTTGGGATCGCATTATATCCGGATCTTAGTGTTTCAGAGTCAGAAGAACTCGTGGGTTTAATGGCAAATGATGTAGCCAATTTAAATGATTTTTATTATTGGGCAATGATTATCTTATTCGGAGCAATTGTCGGTGCAATCATCTCGACAGCTGACTCTGTATTGTTAAGTTTTTCGTCGATGATATCCAATGATGTCTATGGAAAATACATCAATAAGTCGGCATCTGACGAGCGAAAAGTTAAAGTCGGGAAATTTATAGGGATTATTCTCATCGCTTTATTACTATGGGTAGCTTGGAATCCACCCGGAACATTATATCAAATTTTTGTATTGAAATTTGAAGTATTAATTCAAGTAGCTCCTGCTTTCTTACTAGGAATCTATTGGAAACGCTTGTCATCATCTGCAGTTTTTTGGGGGATGTTAATTGGAGCGATTATCGCAGGCGGGATGACCCTTATTGGATACGAAACAATTTTCGGGATTCATGGAGGCATTTACGGATTGGCAGTTAATTTTATGATATGTGTTGTGGGGTCACTAATGGTTCCTACGAGCCAGGATCATAAGAAAGAAGTAGAGAAAATGACGACAATAAATACACATCAACGGAATAGTATATCGACGGGAACCGATTAGTATACCGGGATTTCATGTCTTCTATTCGAAAGGAGAAACAATGGTCAAAAGACACTCATTTAATCCAGAGAACGTCTCCACAAAAAATATGTATAAACTAATGACAGGTTCCGTAGTACCACGTCCTATTGCGTGGATTTCTTCACAAAGTAAAGAAGGTGTCTTGAACCTTGCGCCCTTCAGCTTCTTTACCGTTGCGTCTAGACAACCACCAACGTTTGCTGTATCCATTGGGCCGGGCGTCGAGCAAAGAGAAGGGACTATTAAAGACACGCTGACCAACATTCGTGACATGCAGGAATATGTAATTAATGTTGTTCCAGAATCACTTGCCAATGCCATGCATGAATCCTCTAAGCATTTTCCGGAAGATATCAACGAATTAGAGAGATCAGGACTAACTGAAGAGCCATCTGCAACAATTAGTATCCCATCTTTGAAAGAATCACCGATTGCTTTTGAATGCATGCTTGATCGAGTGATCCCCCTCGGTAGTGACCATCTAATCCTCGGTCAAGTAATGTGCGCCCGGATAGACAACTCGGTCTATTTGGGTGATTACAAAATTGATATCGAACAATGGCAGCCACTTGCACGCTTAGCGGGCAACTTTGCGACGCTCACCCCTCCATTCAAATTGCCAAAAGAATGAAAGATAGAGTGCTCAGCCAAATGCAATATCCCGATCGTTTTAGTATAATGAGGGGAGATGTTTGGAAAAGGTGAGGGATATTCATGGACTTAGCCGCATGTCAGACGCAACAAGAACGTCTGGAAATATTATCAAAAATTACACCTGCATTCAAAGAACGGGCTGCCGGGCATGATCGCGCGGGCACGTTCCCCCATGAAAATTTTAAAGCGCTCCGGGAAGCGAACTATCCGGGGCTTACGGTGCCAAAAAAATACGGCGGCCAGGGCATCGGCCTGGCGGATATGCTGGAGCTGCAAGAAACCATCGCCAAGGCCGATGGTTCTACGGGACTCGCCATCGGTTGGCATATGGGCCTTGCCATGCAACTTGGGGAAAATGAAACATGGGATGAAAATACCTACGCGGCCGTCGCCCGCGATATCGTGGAGAACGGCGCCCTGCTTAATGGGGCCGCCAGTGAACCGGCGACGGGAAGCCCAACCCGCGGTGGACGCCCGGAAACAACCGCGACAAAAATGGAAACCGGTTGGGCGATCAGCGGGCGCAAAACGTTTACCACGCTCGCGCCAACCCTTGATTATTTTATCGTCAGTGCAGGCATTGCAAATAGCGATGAAGTGGGCAACTTCCTTGTGCATTATAGTCTGCCGGGGGTATCGGTCGACCACACGTGGGATGCCCTCGGCATGCGTGCCACCGGGAGCGACGATCTCGTGCTCGAAAATGTGCAGTTGAAGGAAGCGGATTATGTACAAACGTTTAAGCCGGGGCAAAAAGAAGCAGCCGGTTGGCTCTTGCACATCCCGGCCTGTTATTTGGGCATCGCGGAAGCCGCCCTCGATTACAGCGCCAACTATGCCCAGAATTACTCTCCGAATAGCATTGAAGGCACGATCGCCGATCTTCCGAACATCAAACAAAAGATCGGCGAGGCCGAGTTAATGCGGCAACGGAGCCGACACTTCCTCTATTCGATCGCAAATAAATGGGACCGAAGCGATCAGGAAACACGCCAGCAGATGAAAACGGAACTGGGCGCCGCGAAACACGTGGCCGTGAACGATGCAGTCGATATTGTGGATCTCGCCATGCGCGTTGCAGGGGCGAAAAGTTTGCAGCCGGACACGCCGCTCGGACGGTATTATCGCGATGTGCGCGCCGGTCTGCATAACCCGCCGATGGATGACATGACGATTATGCAACTGGCGGGCGATGTGTATGGGAGAAACGAATAAAATGGGAGAAAGCGGTGGATCACTTTCACGAGTGGTACGCCGCTTTATTTTTTCTAATCAAATTTTAATGTTGCATTCAGAGAAGGTTCATCGGGGAGGTGTACAGTGAATGTAGACCAACAAAAGGAGGAACATGAAATGAAAAAATTTATGATTGCCACAGGGTGTGTGGGTGCGATCTCACTATCAGCGATTGGTTTTTCACAATTTAATGCAAGCGCGGGTGATGATGGGCAAACAACAGACGGCGGTGAAGCACCAATCCAGGAAGAAGAACCTACCGTGCAGACAGACGGTGAAAAAGATGACTGGTTCGAATCTCTTCCATATAAAGAGTTTGAGTTGGACGTAGAGTATGGAGATCGGGAATATGAAGCAGATTACGAATATGAAGGCGGGGCTCCGGAAGCGGAAATTGAGGATGAACGCGGAGATAAAGAAACGGAAATAAGCGGGGACAAGGCGCTGAACGAGCTTTCTGAGATTCTTCCAAACATGAACATTGACGAAAATACAAGTAAAGAGGAAGTGAAGCAAGCGGCGCTCGATGCTTTTGATCTGGATTCGGATTACAAAGAGCTGGAAATCGAAATCGAATTTTTAGACGGCCAGGAATTGGAGATTGAAGAAGAATAACACACCGCAAAAAGGCTTTCGCGACGTCGCGAAAGCCTTACATATAGCCTTAATCATCATACGAAAAAACGAGGATTTCTCCGGTATACGCATCAATGTCTATATCTACTTCTCCGCTGCTCATCTCGATTTCAATTTCATAATAGGTGCCTGCATCATCGACCTCGAGCTCAATTTCTTCAATTGCTCCATCTACTTCATTTGTGGCGATTTGCACGGCTTCGGCAGCACTCACCGGGAGTTCATCGCCTTCCGATTCAGTTTCTTCCTCTTCGGTTGCTTCTTCATCGCTTTCTCCGCCGGTCACATTCCCTTCAATGATCTCCAGATTCAGCACTTCCCCTTCGGCAGCTTCGATCACCAAGTTGTAGACACCTTGGTTGTTCTCAAGTTCCACAGCATACACCGGTTGGCCGTTATGCTGTTCCAGCTCCACATTAGCCACGTCCCCGGGGTACTCGTTCCCGATTTTTTCCAACACTTCGTCTTCTGATAGTTGCGCCCGCTCGGTACCGGCATTTAGCTGCGTAACGCCAACCACTGTCAGTAAAAAAACAACAATGCCGGCACTTAAGATGAGCATTTTTTTCACGTGTCATACACCTCCCCCACAGGCATTTCAATGGTAAAAGTCGTATATTCCCCGACGTTGCTGTCCAATGTGATTCGGCCGCCTTGGGCTTCCATTAATTTAGTGGCAATAGACAAGCCTAATCCAGTGCCTCCGTTTTCGCGCGCCCTTGCTTTATTAATTCTGTAAAAACGATCAAAAATACGCGCCTGGTCCGCCTCTGAAATGCCCCTGCCGTAATCGGTGATGGAAACATAGGCCATGTGATTCTCATGCCAAAGGGAAACGTCAATTTCCTTGTCACTGTACTTAAGCGCGTTATCGAGAATAATGTAGCCCACATTTCGCGCCCGTTTGAGTATGTTTCTTAATTTTTGGCAGGAATTTGCCTTACCTGTATCAAAGGTTCAGGAAAGACAACCCATGAGGTGATTCCTTTGAGCCTATCACCAGAAGATCTTCCCGACATTCAACCCGTTCGTATCGGATCAACGCCAGTGATCCGCCAGCTGATGGATAAAATGGGATTAATTGAGGCCATCGACAAGCTATCTCCTGTCAAAGAGAAAGACTGTAACGTCTCCGTAGGGACAAGAGTAGCTGCTATGATCATCAATCAGTTATCCCATCGTAAAGCCCTTTATCGCGTCCAAGAATTTTATCAAGAGCAAGATGTCGAGTTACTCTTTGGTCCCGGAACGAAAGCGAATGATTTCAATGACGATGCGCTCGGCCGTGCGTTAGAGGCCCTTCATGAGGCGGGCATTGAGAAGGTCTGTAAGACAGCCATTCAGGCCGTTCAAGCTCCGATCGACCTCACGTGGAAAGGGCTCCATTTTGATACC harbors:
- a CDS encoding PepSY domain-containing protein, producing MLILSAGIVVFLLTVVGVTQLNAGTERAQLSEDEVLEKIGNEYPGDVANVELEQHNGQPVYAVELENNQGVYNLVIEAAEGEVLNLEIIEGNVTGGESDEEATEEEETESEGDELPVSAAEAVQIATNEVDGAIEEIELEVDDAGTYYEIEIEMSSGEVDIDIDAYTGEILVFSYDD
- a CDS encoding YusW family protein, which codes for MKKFMIATGCVGAISLSAIGFSQFNASAGDDGQTTDGGEAPIQEEEPTVQTDGEKDDWFESLPYKEFELDVEYGDREYEADYEYEGGAPEAEIEDERGDKETEISGDKALNELSEILPNMNIDENTSKEEVKQAALDAFDLDSDYKELEIEIEFLDGQELEIEEE
- a CDS encoding flavin reductase family protein — encoded protein: MVKRHSFNPENVSTKNMYKLMTGSVVPRPIAWISSQSKEGVLNLAPFSFFTVASRQPPTFAVSIGPGVEQREGTIKDTLTNIRDMQEYVINVVPESLANAMHESSKHFPEDINELERSGLTEEPSATISIPSLKESPIAFECMLDRVIPLGSDHLILGQVMCARIDNSVYLGDYKIDIEQWQPLARLAGNFATLTPPFKLPKE
- a CDS encoding sensor histidine kinase, which translates into the protein MGYIILDNALKYSDKEIDVSLWHENHMAYVSITDYGRGISEADQARIFDRFYRINKARARENGGTGLGLSIATKLMEAQGGRITLDSNVGEYTTFTIEMPVGEVYDT
- a CDS encoding IS110 family RNA-guided transposase — translated: MRMFVGLDVSSFDMKVCVLDQEGDQLSVFTVSNDWPGAQVLKERLLELLADTEVDILKIGLESTSVYSFHPSMFLHDDDDLKPYGAQVFVINPKQIANFKKSFADMNKTDEIDAFVIADYMRFGRNQMSVVKESQYVALQQLTRSRYHLTKAMTKEKQHFLQHLEYKCNTFSKEVDSSVFGHAMMELFLEKYSLDELAQLPLEDLARFLQEKGRNRFPDPEAVAASIQKAVRSSYRLDKVVEDSIDVLLGTSIELIRSFQKQIKAIDQSITRIMKGLTQTLESIPGIGPVFAAGIIAELGQIDRFPDETKIAKYAGLYWRKHQSGRFTAEDTSLTRQGNHYLRYYLVEAANSVRRQIPEYQVFYQKKYQEVPKHQHKRALVLTARKLVRLVDALLRKNQLFTPERGVNL
- a CDS encoding CaiB/BaiF CoA transferase family protein translates to MEDEEKERLPLEGVRILELGTLIAGPFSGRLLADFGAEVIKVEPPDKADPLRNWGQNKDGQGLWWPISSRNKKSITLNLRESDGQELFKKLVTESDVIIENFRPGTMEKWGLSYEQLASINPRIIMMRTSGFGQTGPYKERAGFGSVGEAMGGIRHVTGYSDRPPSRIGISIGDSLAGLFATIGCLTAIYEREKSGYGQVVDTAIYESVFSVMESVIPDYLLAGYIRERMGNVLPGVAPSNIYYTKDETYIVIGANSDTVFQRLCQAMDDPQLADHPDYKTHEARGRNQKKLDVLIEDWTKTFPAETALEKLKEHGVPSGLIYSAKDMVEDPHYNAREMIVNVDHPELGDFPMPGVVPKLSRTPGKIKHPGTSEMGTHNELIYQELLDLGDEEVAELKRQKII
- a CDS encoding sodium:solute symporter family protein → MEDLRFAGIDAVIILSAYAVLMIVIGYFAGRGKKVGKSVSSYYLAGRDLGIIVLFFTLFATQYSGNTVVGYAPQAYREGFSWVQSIPFMTLIIGIYLLFAPRLYAIAKREKFLTPTDWISYRFRSKRVTIMAIILMLWGLANYLLEQLVAIGHAVSGLTGGTIPYEIAVIGFIIVMLTYEWLGGMRAVAVTDAVQGSLLLVGVILLLVGAFTLTGGGITNLSENIASVDPEAIGVPDLSTNINWISMIILTGIGAAVYPHAVQRIYSSRSERTLKRSLARMAWMPPITVGLVFVIGILGIALYPDLSVSESEELVGLMANDVANLNDFYYWAMIILFGAIVGAIISTADSVLLSFSSMISNDVYGKYINKSASDERKVKVGKFIGIILIALLLWVAWNPPGTLYQIFVLKFEVLIQVAPAFLLGIYWKRLSSSAVFWGMLIGAIIAGGMTLIGYETIFGIHGGIYGLAVNFMICVVGSLMVPTSQDHKKEVEKMTTINTHQRNSISTGTD
- a CDS encoding acyl-CoA dehydrogenase family protein; this translates as MDLAACQTQQERLEILSKITPAFKERAAGHDRAGTFPHENFKALREANYPGLTVPKKYGGQGIGLADMLELQETIAKADGSTGLAIGWHMGLAMQLGENETWDENTYAAVARDIVENGALLNGAASEPATGSPTRGGRPETTATKMETGWAISGRKTFTTLAPTLDYFIVSAGIANSDEVGNFLVHYSLPGVSVDHTWDALGMRATGSDDLVLENVQLKEADYVQTFKPGQKEAAGWLLHIPACYLGIAEAALDYSANYAQNYSPNSIEGTIADLPNIKQKIGEAELMRQRSRHFLYSIANKWDRSDQETRQQMKTELGAAKHVAVNDAVDIVDLAMRVAGAKSLQPDTPLGRYYRDVRAGLHNPPMDDMTIMQLAGDVYGRNE